From Gossypium raimondii isolate GPD5lz chromosome 11, ASM2569854v1, whole genome shotgun sequence:
CTACGAACAACTTTTTCGATTCAAAATTTGCCACCAATTGGTAAGAAAGTATTATATCTGGGTACTTAGGGAACTCGAATTCATGTGCCCCATTAGGATATACGTTCAACATGTGGGCCCCAAGGTCATTGTGTATGACAATGTCACGACTCAAGTTCCCAACTGAAGAGGCGTGTACATTTTCACCTTCGTCCGTGCCTTCATCGTCTATATCATCTAAGACTTCATCCAGATCGGGGTATTTAAAATCTTGACCCTCTTAATATGGTAgcaccactaattttttttatcactgacatgaatttaaaaaaaaaagattgactTGTGCTTCCTGATAGACCGATAACacccattaaaaaaatatattttttccttgtttttccCACCATGAATACCCGTATTTTTCAcgagtattttaaaaaatacatatggGTATCGCCTAACACAGTGACAGTactaaaaattctttaaaaaaaaaaagctagaTTAGGCTGGAAAAGTGGGTAAAATAGCAAACAAgtcattttcttaaataaattttttatttttaggttatttatatagaaaaacTGAAATGAGAAGGATTTTGAGGAGAGAAATGAAAAGCGCCAGGTTTGGGGATCCTCAATTAAACGCACCCCACAGATCTTACCTTTGTTTAATCACAAACAGACTGCCATGTTTTCTCAAACAACAATAATTCAAATCTTACTTGATCATAATGCAAGCTGTAGGGGTTTTGggtcttttatcattttattttgacttCCTTCGTGCTTTATTGCCATCTACTATTATTATCTTCGaattttgttcatattatttGCCTCTACTTTTCTATTGATTTGGTACATCATTGTAATTATTTGCAcgtaactcaaaatttgaatttataatttattaaaataataaacgtATTCCAGTACTAGCTTTACTTAACTCCCAAGCGAGGAGAAAAGGACAAATGATTTTGACTAGGAGGGTCCTGCGATGGCCTATAAAACAGAGTCCGTCTTTACCTGTGAACACTTGCTTCTCCTCTGGAATTGCTTTTGATTCCATAAAAATGGCTGCCATGTTTTCTTCTTCCGAAATTTCTAAAACAGCATCTTCCTTACTCTCTGCTTATGCCTCCTTTGCAGGGTCCATGATGCTGGTCCGGTCCATGGCCAATGAACTTATTCCCCACCAGCTCAGATCTTACCTTTACTCTGCATTTCGCTACTTCTTCACTCCTCTCTCCCCCGACCTCACCCTCGCCATCGACGAGCGGTGTGGGATGAGCAAGAACCAGGTTTACGAAGCAGCCGAGGTCTACCTCAGCACCAGGATCAGCCCCAAAACGGAGCGCCTCAAGCTCAGCAAAACCAGGAAACAGAAGCATTTCACCATCGGCCTCGAGAAGGGGGAATTGATCGTCGATGGTTTCGAAGATGTTCGATTGACGTGGAGGTTTGTTTGTACGGAAGGCCAGAAGCCTCACGGTGGGGAGAAGAAACACTTCGAGCTTAGCTTCAACAAGAAACACAAAGACAAAGTTCTGGATTTTTACTTGCCCTACGTTTTGCACAAAGCCGAGGAGATAAAGAAGCAAGACAAGGTGATAAAGCTTTATAGCCGTCAATGTCCATTCAGCTGTGAAGATGACAATGAAAGAAGAGGGGGTTCTTGGGGTTCCATAATTCTGGAACACCCTGCTACTTTTGATACATTGGCTATGGACCCAGCTCTGAAAAAGATGATCATCGATGATTTGGAGATGTTCCTTAGGAGGAAAGCGTATTATAACAAAGTGGGGAAGGCTTGGAAAAGAGGGTACTTGCTATATGGTCCTCCTGGAACTGGTAAATCCAGTTTGGTTGCCGCCATGGCTAATTATctcaaatttgatatatatgaTTTGGGGCTCACCAGTGTACGCTCTGATGCTGAGTTAAGGCGGACACTGCTATCCACTACCAATCGCTCTATACTGTTGATTGAAGACATAGATTGCAGTTCTGAGGTTCTTGAACGACAAAtgagaaacaaaaacaaaaagctaCCAGATAGAACTGGGGTAAGTACTAAGTactaattacttttttttaatgcaATTTAGACATTCTGTTTGTGGACTAAAGTGTTAAATATCCTTGATTTTAACAATTGCTACTTGCAGCAGTTGACACTATCTGGTATATTGAACTGCATCGATGGCCTGTGGTCAAGCTGTGGGGATGAGAGAATCATTGTGTTTACAACCAACTATAAGGATCGGATAGACCCTGCTCTGTTACGGCCTGGTCGAATGGACTTGCACATCAACATGTCCTATTGCACCACGGATGGATTCAGGCTTTTAGCTTCTAATTATCTAGGAATCAGCAGCAAACACAACCCTTCCTTCGCAGAAATAGATAGCTTGCTAAATAGTACAGAGGCGACCCCAGCAGAGGTAGCTGAGGAATTGATGAAGAGTGATGATCCTAATATTGCTCTTCAAGGTCTTGTTAACTTCCTCAAACGCAAGAGAGATGAAGCCGATGATGAAACCGAGAACAAAGCAACAGGTTGTGGTGAAGTTGGCTCCTCCGTCAGAAGATTGAATGCGATAGTATCAAGAGTTAAGAGATTGAAAACCAATGTTGATCAAAGGAAAATTATgatgaggaaaagaaaatagcatgaagagaaaaaaatgtgatttcttttttcatttttgtaggAACCTTCTtgttaataaaatcatctctgCAACTCTATTGAAGATTTAATcctatttttacaaactttagaCAAGTGAAGAggaaaatttattagttaaatggtTATGATTTTTATCCTTCTTATATCTGTCAAACTCTGTTCTGAATGAAGTCTCCACGAATTGTTTTGTCCTGGTAAAGACTAAAGATTGTAGGTCCACACAGGttcaattataataaactacttgattataatatcataaaatttcaactatTACAGCTACAACTTTACTCTTTTTGATAAACAATAATTTTCAGGTATAAAAAGTTGAATAAAAAAGGACAAAAATCCTCAGCCTTTATTTTATGTGGTCCTCCGACAATTTATTGACAcatgtattaaattgttttcATCTCTTTATTTCCTTCCGACTCTGGTTAGAAGAACAGAAGAAATGCTGAAATCTATCTCCTTTCTTGGGTTTATCATGTGCCCCATGTCCATGGTCGACAGGTAGTACTTTCGTGGGATTTCACGATTTGAGGAGGCATGAGCTCATTGGGCCAAGCTTGGTGAGCCGAAGTTAATAGTTGCCACTTGCCACCATCGAGCTAGAAAAACCTCGTGTCCGCCACCACCATGCCATGGATCTGCTTCCCATACAAACCAGATGGGAATTTATATCTAATTGCAATAGGCACTGGTGTCCCGGTGTCCTAATATCAAGTGTTCCGGGATTTGAAACTGatcaatttgatgaaaaggaggAAGCCCAAATGGCTGTTTCTTTTCGAcagattcttcttcttcatcagtAGTGGAACTTTGATGGTCGTCACACTGCTTATTTACTTAACAAGATAAAGTTGGTCGATACTGGGTTTATGGGATTTGCTCGTTTCCATGTTTGTAGCCGTCTAGATGTTTATCAGGgaccaaaatataaagatttaagAAAAGCTTGGAATTCCATTAGTTCAGATTTTCCTGGTTATTTGTAGAGGAAAATGAAATTACCTTACAATGTCGAATTATTACGTGCGTCAAGATCGGAGGAACAGATAAATGGACAACAATTTTTGTTCATTGTTATCACACCGGCAATTATagtgataaattttaaagtaaaaaagtgaaaatcaatatgattttagttattttattccaaatttaaacatgaattaatgtaATCTTCATGTacttttttcattaaatttattttaattttaaaattttaaaatataaaattgaatgatgtgacattttaaatgtgtcaattatattatttaatttttaattttaaaattttaaataataatatgataaaatcataatatagtaaaatttgtcagttatattctaaaatacccaaataaaaattaaaatagatttaattctcgaattcaactataaaatgaataaaaaatataaatactaaaataaaactagcggtaaaaatttatattatcgcATCAAAATATAAAGGAGGGAAGATATAAGGCATGATGatttatttggtcctctaattttatgaaaaatttattttagttttttatttaatttttcttttatttatatttttgaatttgtattttttatcaaatcacccaaaatgaatgaaaaagtttACGCTTGTTAACTTTATTGACATGGCATACACATGAATTGCCATATGGATGACATGTTAgcacttattttttttatatttttatacttttttaataatttaaatgattttttatttgtaaaaataatttttgaatttttgaattttaaaattttaaaaataaagtaaatgcGGATGTCTCATCCATATGCATGCCACGtcggtaaaattaaaaaacgttaactttttcatatgttttgggtgatttgataaaaaaataagtttaagaattaaaaaaggcaaaaaaactaattatagggttaaaataacttttttataaagttggagggccaaataaataattatgccAAGATTTAAGCCTAATTCTCTAATTTTGAGCTATTAGCCCACAGTAGCTTCACCGTTCAAACTGCTGCGCTTCCATCTGGGGCCATTTTCAAGATCctaatttcccttttctttttattcttcagTCTTAACCAAAACATTCAGCAGGTAAGATTCTACCCTTCTCCCTCCATCTgcttttttcattattatatccGCTAAAGCctcgttttttcttttaatctttcaGTGGTAGAGAAATGGATCCGAATTCAGTTAAATCCACTTTGTCTAATTTAGCATTTGAGAATGTGATGGCAGCCGCTGCTCGTGACTATaaaaaggtttttctttttcccataTTTTCTCTCCAATTTGTTAGAGAATTGAAGAGAATAATAACCTGTGCTTCGACTTGTAGTTAGTACAAAGATATGTAATTGAATTCATGGTTGTTGAAggtctattttcttttatatcttGTAACAGTAAGATTCTATTTtggattaaaaagaaaatggtgGGTTTTGAAGGATTGGTTGAGAACTGTGAATTGATGGTTTTCattgttttgatgaaaatgGGGTGATGATTGTCCAAGTCAGCTAGTAAAATAGTCATGCCAAGTGGTACGTGTTTAATGTGTCAATGTGATGATCGTGCAGGAGATGCTTGCCCAAGAGAAGGCACAGTCATCGACTTCAGTCAACCAAGAGGTTGACCTTGATGAGCTAATGGATGTAAGTCTTGTGAAGATTTCTGTATTCTATGGTGGAACGCCTTTGTTCCATTCTATGTTAGTTGCCGTTACGTAGATCATGTGCTATTCTTGTATGCAGCATCCTGAGCTGGAAAAACTGCATGCTGACAGGATTGCAGCTCTGAAGGTTTGAAATTTAATAGTAACTATTTGCTCTATATGATGCAATATGGCATATGCATCTGGAGATGGGCAGTCTGAACTTGGTAATCACACTAGGATTTGTTTGAATAGAAAGAAGCCGAGAAGCGCGAAGCACTAAAGAGGCAAGGGCATGGAGAGTACAGGGAGATTAGTGAAGGAGATTTCTTGGGTGAAGTCACTGGAAGCGAGAAAGTGGTTTGTCACTTCTATCATAAGGAGTTCTATCGATGCAAGTGAGGTCTTTACTCTTCTCTCTTTAAGACATGCATGCTTATGTAGATGTGAAGTAACATACATGCTCAATCATATATTGGGtaataactaatttttatatatatgggGACAATCCAGGGTAATGGATAAGCATTTGAAAGCCCTTGCTTCAAAGCATCTGGATACGAAGTTCATCAAGCTGGATGCTGAGGTGAGCATTGACAAGCCTTTTCTGTTTCTAAATCTTGAGAGGGATTCTTTATATTTCATTTCAGTTTTCTTTATTGCCAACTTAAAATTCTGATTTTATTTTCCCCTTTGTGGCAGAATGCGCCTTTCTTTGTTACCAAACTTGCAGTCAAAACTTTGCcttgtgttttaattttcaattaaagttAGAAAACAACAATTTCCCTTTCATCATAAGCATCTAACTTAAAGACTTGCAATTTTTGGGCAGAAAAGGGATTGCAGTAGATAGGTTGGTCGGGTTTCAAGATCTTGGAGGGAAAGATGATTTTGTTATTAGGACACTTGAGGTTGTACTGATAAAGAAAGGTAATGA
This genomic window contains:
- the LOC105803778 gene encoding AAA-ATPase At2g18193 isoform X2, giving the protein MAAMFSSSEISKTASSLLSAYASFAGSMMLVRSMANELIPHQLRSYLYSAFRYFFTPLSPDLTLAIDERCGMSKNQVYEAAEVYLSTRISPKTERLKLSKTRKQKHFTIGLEKGELIVDGFEDVRLTWRFVCTEGQKPHGGEKKHFELSFNKKHKDKVLDFYLPYVLHKAEEIKKQDKVIKLYSRQCPFSCEDDNERRGGSWGSIILEHPATFDTLAMDPALKKMIIDDLEMFLRRKAYYNKVGKAWKRGYLLYGPPGTGKSSLVAAMANYLKFDIYDLGLTSVRSDAELRRTLLSTTNRSILLIEDIDCSSEVLERQMRNKNKKLPDRTGLTLSGILNCIDGLWSSCGDERIIVFTTNYKDRIDPALLRPGRMDLHINMSYCTTDGFRLLASNYLGISSKHNPSFAEIDSLLNSTEATPAEVAEELMKSDDPNIALQGLVNFLKRKRDEADDETENKATGCGEVGSSVRRLNAIVSRVKRLKTNVDQRKIMMRKRK
- the LOC105803778 gene encoding AAA-ATPase At2g18193 isoform X1 → MAAMFSSSEISKTASSLLSAYASFAGSMMLVRSMANELIPHQLRSYLYSAFRYFFTPLSPDLTLAIDERCGMSKNQVYEAAEVYLSTRISPKTERLKLSKTRKQKHFTIGLEKGELIVDGFEDVRLTWRFVCTEGQKPHGGEKKHFELSFNKKHKDKVLDFYLPYVLHKAEEIKKQDKVIKLYSRQCPFSCEDDNERRGGSWGSIILEHPATFDTLAMDPALKKMIIDDLEMFLRRKAYYNKVGKAWKRGYLLYGPPGTGKSSLVAAMANYLKFDIYDLGLTSVRSDAELRRTLLSTTNRSILLIEDIDCSSEVLERQMRNKNKKLPDRTGQLTLSGILNCIDGLWSSCGDERIIVFTTNYKDRIDPALLRPGRMDLHINMSYCTTDGFRLLASNYLGISSKHNPSFAEIDSLLNSTEATPAEVAEELMKSDDPNIALQGLVNFLKRKRDEADDETENKATGCGEVGSSVRRLNAIVSRVKRLKTNVDQRKIMMRKRK
- the LOC105803779 gene encoding LOW QUALITY PROTEIN: thioredoxin domain-containing protein PLP3B (The sequence of the model RefSeq protein was modified relative to this genomic sequence to represent the inferred CDS: substituted 1 base at 1 genomic stop codon), whose amino-acid sequence is MDPNSVKSTLSNLAFENVMAAAARDYKKEMLAQEKAQSSTSVNQEVDLDELMDHPELEKLHADRIAALKKEAEKREALKRQGHGEYREISEGDFLGEVTGSEKVVCHFYHKEFYRCKVMDKHLKALASKHLDTKFIKLDAENAPFFVTKLAVKTLPCVLIFNXNLQFLGRKGIAVDRLVGFQDLGGKDDFVIRTLEVVLIKKGIVSEKKNDEDDEGDVYDESKRKTVRSSLNHDCDSD